The Pseudomonadota bacterium genome window below encodes:
- a CDS encoding LON peptidase substrate-binding domain-containing protein: MTDEKTILLDEHGNPVHKQGEPAKPDEHGLIPMSGERPMHLIVVPLDEHILFPGMTLPMLLGSEKSREAMEFALAQGPFVALLPRLEALDEAHPEPPRPEQLLESGVLARVLKVLNLPDGNRSVVVECVTRVKVEKYARTEPFLIAKVDYPPDTYEDTMANKALWRASRMSLQELFREIPGLPEGFNIAAANLEGPAQLTDFVASHIDLPRNDRLALLANTKVEERLLLVAEALTRELELARLAGKIREDIREKVEKTQREYYLREQLKAIRRELGEEVDQKEPIPKELA, from the coding sequence ATGACGGACGAAAAGACCATCCTCCTCGACGAGCACGGCAACCCGGTCCACAAGCAGGGCGAGCCCGCGAAGCCGGACGAGCACGGGCTGATTCCGATGTCGGGCGAGCGCCCGATGCACCTCATCGTCGTCCCGCTCGACGAGCACATCCTCTTCCCCGGGATGACGCTGCCGATGCTGCTCGGCTCCGAGAAGTCCCGCGAGGCCATGGAGTTCGCGCTCGCGCAGGGGCCCTTCGTCGCGCTCCTGCCGCGGCTCGAGGCGCTCGACGAGGCGCACCCGGAGCCGCCGCGCCCGGAGCAGCTCCTCGAGAGCGGCGTGCTCGCCCGCGTGCTCAAGGTGCTGAACCTGCCCGACGGGAACCGCTCCGTCGTCGTGGAGTGCGTCACCCGCGTGAAGGTCGAGAAGTACGCGCGCACCGAGCCGTTCCTGATAGCGAAGGTCGACTACCCGCCCGACACGTACGAGGACACGATGGCGAACAAGGCCCTGTGGCGCGCCTCGCGGATGTCGCTGCAGGAGCTGTTCCGCGAGATCCCCGGGCTGCCGGAGGGGTTCAACATCGCCGCCGCCAACCTCGAGGGCCCGGCGCAGCTCACGGACTTCGTCGCCTCGCACATCGACCTCCCGAGGAACGACCGGCTCGCGCTCCTCGCGAACACGAAGGTCGAGGAGCGGCTCTTGCTCGTCGCCGAGGCGCTCACCCGCGAGCTCGAGCTCGCGCGGCTCGCCGGGAAGATCCGCGAGGACATCCGGGAGAAGGTCGAGAAGACGCAGCGCGAGTACTACCTCCGCGAGCAGCTCAAGGCGATCCGCCGCGAGCTCGGCGAGGAGGTGGATCAGAAGGAGCCCATCCCGAAGGAGCTCGCGG
- a CDS encoding flagellar type III secretion system pore protein FliP, translating into MTGETAMFSHLGIMALAAIAPFALIAGTSFAKIAVVLHLMRSALGAPGVPPASVITALAVVLSLGIMAPVASEMADAAESVTRTADPAAAPGDPLGIGEARALYDAVSPPMVDFLAANTPDGEVAFFRDLQPDGAASDPRSVRVLLPAFAITEIIEAFMIGFLLLLPFLVIDLITGNALLALGLQTIPPAAVSLPLKLLLFLAVDGWHVLVSGLSISYA; encoded by the coding sequence GTGACCGGCGAGACCGCCATGTTCAGCCACCTCGGCATCATGGCGCTCGCCGCGATCGCGCCGTTCGCGCTCATCGCCGGGACGTCGTTCGCCAAGATCGCGGTCGTGCTCCACCTCATGCGCTCGGCGCTCGGCGCGCCCGGCGTGCCGCCCGCCTCCGTGATCACCGCGCTCGCGGTCGTGCTCAGCCTCGGCATCATGGCGCCGGTCGCCTCGGAGATGGCCGACGCCGCCGAGTCCGTGACCCGCACCGCGGATCCGGCCGCGGCGCCGGGCGACCCGCTCGGGATCGGCGAGGCGCGCGCCCTCTACGACGCGGTGTCGCCCCCCATGGTCGATTTCCTCGCGGCGAACACCCCGGACGGGGAGGTGGCCTTCTTCCGCGATCTCCAGCCCGACGGCGCCGCCTCGGATCCGCGATCCGTCCGCGTGCTCCTGCCCGCGTTCGCCATCACGGAGATCATCGAGGCGTTCATGATCGGGTTCCTCCTGCTCCTGCCGTTCCTCGTGATCGATCTCATCACGGGCAACGCGCTCCTCGCGCTCGGCCTGCAGACGATCCCGCCCGCGGCCGTGTCGCTGCCGCTCAAGCTGCTCCTCTTCCTCGCGGTCGACGGGTGGCACGTCCTCGTGAGCGGGCTTTCGATCTCGTACGCGTAG
- the fliO gene encoding flagellar biosynthetic protein FliO, whose product MLLASGSLLADFGPLVAKSALVLALVALAAWAAARFLGPRLAARRGDARMRVVERLALDPRRNLYLVDVDGELLVVGVSEHGVAFHKPSAPRAPAAGPEEAP is encoded by the coding sequence ATGCTGCTCGCGTCCGGATCCCTGCTCGCGGACTTCGGCCCCCTGGTCGCCAAGTCCGCGCTCGTGCTCGCCCTGGTCGCGCTCGCCGCGTGGGCCGCCGCGAGGTTCCTCGGCCCCCGCCTCGCCGCGCGCCGCGGGGACGCCCGGATGCGGGTCGTCGAACGGCTCGCGCTCGATCCCCGCCGCAACCTCTACCTGGTCGACGTGGACGGCGAGCTCCTCGTCGTCGGCGTGTCGGAGCACGGCGTCGCGTTCCACAAACCCTCCGCGCCGCGCGCACCCGCCGCGGGACCCGAAGAGGCGCCGTGA
- a CDS encoding N-acetylmuramoyl-L-alanine amidase yields MRALFRIGCVLLAAAGSGACDGGETSSGMSCDTDTDSDGDSDTDGDSDAGADGGADGGDADTDADAFTLFTPADGEHFYRLAPVLFSGHTPGPLEVFADGEWLLGSAPAAGEFSFSYAFSGTGARPITFVVGGDLALSITLTIDENLGSVCLDPGHPSSDGDKLWEAIINRKVGFYLEDLLRAAGWDVLLTTDDISEETIFADDFDNEGAEEQAMLVVSSLGSRTDACNAWPADYFISLHHNAVTDTVVNYTLTIYGEDTAYDPWFADAPDWAALTTDHLYDVMDVTGYQTWGDRSALGYGLYVLQNTDAIGILTEGSFYSNPEEYDLLNTDDSYLAGEAEAIFAAFDEFTAG; encoded by the coding sequence ATGCGTGCGCTGTTCCGGATCGGGTGCGTCCTTCTTGCGGCGGCGGGGAGCGGGGCGTGCGACGGCGGGGAGACGTCCTCCGGCATGAGCTGCGACACCGACACGGACTCCGACGGCGACTCCGACACGGACGGGGATTCGGACGCGGGCGCCGACGGCGGCGCCGACGGGGGCGACGCGGACACCGACGCCGACGCCTTCACGCTGTTCACGCCCGCCGATGGCGAGCACTTCTACCGCCTCGCGCCGGTGCTCTTCTCGGGGCACACGCCAGGCCCGCTCGAGGTGTTCGCGGACGGCGAGTGGCTGCTCGGCTCGGCGCCGGCGGCGGGAGAGTTCTCGTTCTCCTACGCGTTCAGCGGCACGGGCGCGCGGCCTATCACGTTCGTCGTCGGCGGCGATCTCGCGCTGTCGATCACGCTCACCATCGACGAGAACCTCGGGAGCGTCTGCCTCGACCCCGGGCACCCCTCCTCGGACGGCGACAAGCTGTGGGAGGCGATCATCAACCGCAAGGTCGGGTTCTACCTCGAGGATCTTCTGCGCGCGGCGGGCTGGGACGTGCTCCTCACGACCGACGACATCAGCGAGGAGACCATCTTCGCGGACGACTTCGACAACGAGGGCGCGGAGGAGCAGGCGATGCTCGTCGTGTCCTCGCTCGGCTCGCGCACCGACGCGTGCAACGCGTGGCCCGCGGACTACTTCATCTCGCTCCACCACAACGCGGTGACCGACACGGTCGTCAACTACACGCTCACGATCTACGGCGAGGACACGGCGTACGACCCTTGGTTCGCGGACGCGCCCGACTGGGCGGCGCTGACGACGGACCACCTGTACGACGTGATGGACGTGACCGGGTACCAGACCTGGGGCGATCGCAGCGCGCTCGGCTACGGGCTGTACGTGCTGCAGAACACGGACGCGATCGGCATCCTCACCGAGGGGTCGTTCTACTCGAACCCCGAGGAGTACGACCTCCTCAACACGGACGACAGCTACCTCGCGGGCGAGGCGGAGGCGATCTTCGCGGCGTTCGACGAGTTCACGGCGGGGTAG
- a CDS encoding formylglycine-generating enzyme family protein: protein MSREAQRLWAGILAIAACLAACGPPRIPEGPPGEGGNVGGKYRCADVSGRSDPWLVEWVGTNKARIQAASQDGVLLVRYASCELEVLYGCEREGDYALVATTPSSSTEYITSQEDIFAKLPIGALNLAAEFRAGDRWSLDYVIVGMRRARTAAFGRDALSVGCARATHFVSGMAIGAYRLVSEARRRAGVEAGVSGAGAGASTAAGAGTLRQDGFPETCAGEQARADDPRCQAIVQLFLEPLGERAADEQPAAPASGAGAGAATPPVAVTQKGAASYGAQLEGAWAALRDKAKGADLERRLELYQRFLSDYPVENPHAAGARQEIARIDDALAARAAAEGADAEKERKLAAERERATLIREAYEAARGAKGSAAERLAIWKRFIQAYPGEDNPYLKTAIREAKRLSAQGETSSKEVGPAGVEWVYSAPAGVRLTRSEITVEQYRACVGAGACSSAGLGVPFDGAVERPEAAATCNWGKAGRGKHPMNCIDWRQAVAVCAWLGGRLPTEEEWAAEASDAGGRLWPWAGAAGVSCDRAVWGGGAEGDGCGRGATWPVCSKRGGDSASGLCDVVGNLWEWTSSAYDGEHDWRVQRGGSWHTGDPSLATAQVRGSAGPTQRDGYTGVRCARTGS from the coding sequence TTGTCCCGAGAGGCGCAGCGGCTTTGGGCCGGGATCCTCGCGATCGCGGCTTGCCTCGCCGCCTGCGGGCCGCCGCGAATCCCGGAGGGGCCTCCGGGCGAGGGCGGGAACGTCGGCGGCAAGTACCGCTGCGCCGACGTCTCCGGGAGATCGGATCCGTGGCTCGTCGAGTGGGTCGGCACGAACAAGGCGCGGATCCAGGCGGCCTCACAGGACGGGGTGCTGCTCGTGCGCTACGCGAGCTGCGAGCTCGAGGTCCTGTACGGCTGCGAGCGCGAGGGCGACTACGCCCTGGTCGCGACGACGCCGAGCTCGAGCACCGAGTACATCACCAGCCAGGAAGACATCTTCGCCAAGCTCCCGATAGGCGCGCTGAACCTCGCCGCCGAGTTCCGCGCCGGAGACAGGTGGTCGCTCGACTACGTCATCGTCGGGATGCGGCGGGCGCGGACTGCGGCGTTCGGCCGCGACGCGCTCTCCGTCGGGTGCGCGCGTGCGACGCACTTCGTTTCCGGCATGGCGATAGGCGCGTACCGCCTCGTGTCCGAAGCGCGCCGCCGAGCGGGCGTGGAGGCAGGCGTTTCCGGCGCGGGCGCCGGCGCGTCGACCGCTGCGGGCGCGGGCACGCTGCGCCAGGACGGCTTCCCGGAGACGTGCGCCGGCGAGCAGGCGCGCGCCGACGATCCGCGCTGCCAGGCGATCGTGCAGCTGTTCCTCGAGCCTTTAGGCGAACGGGCCGCGGACGAGCAGCCGGCGGCCCCCGCGAGCGGCGCCGGGGCGGGCGCGGCGACCCCGCCTGTCGCCGTGACGCAGAAGGGCGCCGCCAGCTACGGCGCGCAGCTCGAGGGGGCGTGGGCCGCGCTGCGCGACAAGGCGAAGGGCGCCGATCTGGAGCGTCGGCTCGAGCTGTACCAGCGGTTCCTCAGCGACTACCCGGTGGAGAACCCGCACGCGGCCGGCGCGCGGCAGGAGATCGCGCGCATCGACGACGCGCTCGCGGCGAGGGCAGCGGCAGAGGGTGCGGACGCCGAGAAGGAGAGGAAGCTCGCCGCCGAGCGCGAGCGGGCGACGCTGATCCGTGAGGCGTACGAGGCCGCGCGCGGGGCGAAGGGCAGCGCGGCCGAACGGCTGGCGATCTGGAAGCGGTTCATCCAGGCCTACCCGGGAGAGGACAACCCGTACCTGAAGACCGCGATCCGCGAGGCGAAGCGGCTCTCCGCGCAGGGCGAGACGTCGTCGAAGGAGGTCGGTCCCGCGGGCGTGGAGTGGGTCTACTCGGCTCCCGCCGGCGTGCGCTTGACGCGGAGCGAGATCACGGTGGAGCAGTACCGGGCGTGCGTGGGCGCCGGGGCCTGCTCGTCGGCGGGCCTCGGCGTGCCGTTCGACGGCGCCGTCGAGCGCCCGGAAGCGGCGGCGACGTGCAACTGGGGAAAGGCCGGCCGCGGGAAGCACCCGATGAACTGCATCGATTGGCGGCAGGCGGTGGCGGTGTGCGCCTGGCTCGGCGGCAGGCTGCCGACGGAGGAGGAGTGGGCCGCGGAGGCGTCCGACGCCGGCGGGCGTCTGTGGCCGTGGGCCGGGGCCGCCGGCGTCTCCTGCGATAGGGCGGTGTGGGGCGGGGGCGCCGAGGGGGACGGCTGCGGCCGCGGTGCGACCTGGCCGGTCTGCTCGAAGCGCGGCGGCGACAGCGCCTCCGGGCTCTGTGACGTCGTCGGCAACCTCTGGGAGTGGACGAGCTCGGCCTACGACGGCGAGCACGACTGGCGCGTGCAGCGCGGCGGCTCCTGGCACACGGGCGATCCGTCGCTGGCGACCGCGCAGGTGCGGGGCAGCGCCGGTCCGACGCAACGGGACGGGTACACAGGCGTGCGCTGCGCGCGGACCGGGAGCTGA
- a CDS encoding DUF2064 domain-containing protein → MGTDKKRGMLEIALFVRAPILGRVKTRLAEEIGAAEALAVYTELLDRTIAAVVAACRERPDLAPVLWHLGEWPASSPLPAAIASNLRPQPNADMLGNLCALFCPDPNAPRRGVVAVGADHPEIAPADVLSAASLLDEADVSIGPAEDGGFWALGATVDIREALRTVPLGTGGALAALEHAVMSSGFSVRRGPTLWDIDTAEDLRRWREGMHRGQRE, encoded by the coding sequence GTGGGGACAGACAAGAAAAGAGGGATGCTCGAGATCGCGCTGTTCGTGCGTGCGCCGATCCTCGGCCGCGTCAAGACGCGCCTCGCCGAGGAGATCGGGGCGGCTGAGGCGCTCGCCGTGTACACAGAGCTGCTCGACAGGACCATCGCCGCTGTCGTCGCGGCGTGCCGGGAGCGACCGGATCTCGCACCGGTGCTCTGGCACCTCGGGGAGTGGCCGGCGTCGTCTCCGCTTCCGGCCGCGATCGCCTCGAACCTGCGTCCCCAGCCGAACGCGGACATGCTCGGGAACCTCTGCGCGCTGTTTTGCCCCGACCCGAACGCCCCGCGGCGCGGCGTCGTCGCCGTCGGTGCGGATCACCCCGAGATAGCTCCCGCCGACGTGCTCAGCGCAGCATCCCTGCTCGACGAGGCGGACGTGTCGATAGGTCCCGCCGAGGACGGCGGCTTCTGGGCGCTCGGTGCCACGGTCGATATCCGCGAGGCGCTCCGCACCGTCCCTCTCGGGACAGGAGGCGCGCTCGCCGCGCTGGAGCACGCGGTCATGAGCTCCGGCTTCTCGGTGCGGCGCGGCCCGACGTTGTGGGATATCGACACGGCAGAGGACCTGCGGCGCTGGCGCGAGGGAATGCATCGGGGACAGCGCGAGTAG
- a CDS encoding DUF1848 domain-containing protein, with product MGQPEKSGRPLILSASRRTDLPGFHAETCASRIRGRVARSRTRPLYGVVFWTRHLAPFLRGGALHDLVRLELANPIVNLTITGLGGGRLEPATPSVDAAIDALPALVGAFHDEPWRVRWRFDPILAGHSRLEDFARIAAAMSALGVTTCTFSFPSYRSLKGDLAPQFEAAGIPRWREEEKPAFVRSMVEIARPLGIALLSCAQPDNLSLSPYVQPAQCVPADILAHGHPHGEPCTLGRDRSQRTHCLCVESEEIGRYDDVCLGGCAYCYSKASTGARQSTFTG from the coding sequence ATGGGCCAGCCCGAAAAGAGCGGCCGCCCGCTCATCCTGTCCGCGTCGCGGCGCACCGATCTGCCTGGCTTCCACGCCGAGACGTGCGCGTCCCGGATCCGCGGCCGGGTGGCGCGCTCGAGAACGCGCCCGCTCTATGGCGTCGTTTTCTGGACGAGACACCTCGCACCTTTCCTCCGCGGCGGCGCGCTCCACGATCTCGTGCGCCTCGAGCTCGCGAACCCGATCGTCAACCTCACGATCACGGGACTCGGCGGAGGACGCCTCGAACCCGCGACACCGTCCGTCGACGCCGCGATCGACGCCCTGCCGGCGCTCGTCGGCGCCTTCCACGACGAGCCCTGGCGCGTGCGGTGGCGGTTCGATCCGATCCTCGCCGGACACTCGCGGCTCGAAGACTTCGCACGTATCGCGGCCGCGATGTCGGCGCTCGGCGTGACCACGTGCACGTTCTCCTTTCCTTCGTATCGCAGCCTCAAGGGCGATCTGGCTCCGCAGTTCGAGGCCGCGGGGATCCCTCGCTGGCGCGAAGAGGAGAAACCGGCCTTCGTGCGCTCGATGGTCGAAATCGCGCGACCGCTCGGCATCGCGCTCCTCTCGTGCGCGCAACCCGACAACCTCTCGTTGAGCCCGTACGTCCAGCCCGCGCAGTGCGTTCCCGCGGACATCCTCGCCCATGGCCATCCGCACGGAGAGCCCTGCACGCTGGGCCGGGATCGCTCCCAGCGGACGCACTGCCTCTGCGTCGAGAGCGAGGAGATCGGCCGCTACGACGACGTGTGCCTCGGAGGGTGCGCGTACTGCTACTCCAAGGCGTCCACCGGCGCTCGACAGTCGACGTTCACGGGGTAG
- a CDS encoding RluA family pseudouridine synthase: MIHEPSLSESDILDVWRWVVEDGDRGARLDKFLSRQEDVEITRSQLKRVIDAGFARVDGTAARPARLLRPGQIVELRVPPPEPLSAEPEPIPIEIRYEDEHVVVVDKPQGLVVHPAPGHARGTLVNALLHWCAPRGGDPLRPGIVHRLDKDTSGLMVVAKTEAAHAHLAVQFHEHTVDRRYRVLVSGTPPDRGEWRTLHGRREGDRKLFSSRVRRGRSAVSAFETVERFPAGPAAMLAVTLSTGRTHQVRVHCADHGLPVLGDRAYGPKHLQPALRAVHDALPGQALHAELLGFDHPILGRRMTFTSEPNPAFSAALDALRHLGEAIG, translated from the coding sequence GTGATCCACGAACCTTCCCTTTCGGAAAGCGACATCCTCGACGTCTGGCGCTGGGTCGTGGAGGACGGCGATCGCGGTGCGCGGCTCGACAAGTTCCTGTCCCGCCAGGAAGACGTCGAGATCACGCGATCGCAGCTGAAGCGGGTCATCGACGCGGGGTTCGCGCGCGTCGACGGAACGGCCGCACGCCCGGCGAGACTCCTTCGGCCCGGTCAGATCGTCGAGTTGCGCGTGCCGCCCCCCGAGCCGCTCTCGGCCGAGCCCGAGCCGATCCCGATCGAGATCCGCTACGAGGACGAGCACGTCGTGGTCGTCGACAAGCCGCAGGGGCTCGTCGTGCACCCGGCCCCGGGCCACGCGCGCGGGACGCTCGTGAACGCCCTGCTGCACTGGTGCGCGCCGCGGGGAGGCGATCCGCTTCGCCCGGGCATCGTCCACAGGCTCGACAAGGACACCTCCGGGTTGATGGTCGTCGCCAAGACCGAGGCGGCCCACGCGCACCTCGCGGTGCAGTTCCACGAGCACACCGTAGATCGACGCTACCGGGTCCTCGTTTCCGGGACGCCTCCGGATCGCGGCGAGTGGCGCACGCTGCACGGCAGGCGCGAGGGCGATCGCAAGCTGTTCAGCTCGCGGGTGAGGCGCGGCAGGAGCGCGGTGAGCGCTTTCGAGACCGTGGAGCGTTTCCCCGCCGGGCCGGCGGCGATGCTCGCCGTGACGCTGTCGACCGGGCGGACCCACCAGGTGCGCGTGCATTGTGCGGACCACGGCCTTCCGGTGCTCGGCGATCGCGCGTACGGCCCCAAGCACCTCCAGCCCGCCCTGCGCGCGGTCCACGATGCGCTCCCCGGACAGGCGCTCCACGCCGAGTTGCTGGGGTTCGACCATCCGATCCTCGGACGGCGGATGACGTTCACGAGCGAGCCGAACCCCGCGTTCTCGGCCGCGCTCGACGCGCTGCGCCACCTCGGCGAGGCGATCGGCTGA
- a CDS encoding aminotransferase class V-fold PLP-dependent enzyme, producing MKALAKVGGLPLIIRNLRTLHAAGVEEAIVVTGYQDQRVRRALESYHLGIKVTVVHNENWHLGSAHSLIAASGWIEDQTILVPSDHMYPPSLVRRVIHCPVAADSVLLAVDRRRDEVFDEEECIKVRLKGDLVTDLGTDLDDADGVCPGLVRISAQLVERLRRLLHDVDIDLLDALRAMARRGQVRTLDVENARWISISSPQARRYAELLLQLHGDTLETAYAGEHAVLLNPGPVVTTPRVKAAVGARDMCHREPIFSSLFDSVTRKMKTVFCADKDHDVLVVTASGTGGMESAINTFVPATGKFLVIRNGAFGERLAEIARTHGIAVEEIALSWGAPIPLDEVERLLDARPDIKAVGIVHHETSVGVLNPVAAVGAMTRKRGVTLIVDTVSSLGAEDVDVVRDNIDVCVASANKCLHAFAGLVSVCVRRDVWQTIEGDKPRSYYLDLRRYRAFLRDRCQTPFTPAVNTMMSLNAALDELLEVGLVGRRNHYVRLNDRIRRGLLSLGMDLVDEERSSHSITVVKVPDGMTYQDIYLGLKDRGFIVYESKGAMSGGYFQVANMGALEEIHIDEFLAAMGQVLAEARHGSLVSAAAGALRLV from the coding sequence ATGAAGGCTCTGGCGAAGGTGGGCGGACTGCCGCTCATCATCCGGAACCTCCGGACCCTGCACGCGGCGGGCGTCGAGGAAGCGATCGTCGTCACCGGCTATCAGGACCAGCGCGTGCGGCGAGCGCTCGAGAGCTATCACCTCGGCATCAAGGTCACCGTGGTGCACAACGAGAACTGGCACCTCGGCAGCGCCCACTCCCTGATCGCCGCTTCGGGGTGGATCGAGGACCAGACGATACTCGTTCCGTCGGACCACATGTACCCGCCGTCGCTCGTGCGGCGCGTCATCCACTGCCCGGTCGCCGCGGACTCGGTGCTGCTCGCGGTGGACCGACGCCGCGACGAGGTGTTCGACGAGGAGGAGTGCATCAAGGTCCGGCTCAAGGGCGATCTCGTCACCGATCTCGGGACCGACCTTGACGACGCGGATGGCGTCTGTCCGGGGCTCGTGCGGATCTCCGCACAGCTCGTGGAGCGCCTGCGGCGGCTGCTGCACGACGTCGACATCGATCTCCTCGACGCGCTCCGCGCCATGGCCCGACGCGGCCAGGTGCGCACGCTGGACGTCGAGAACGCCCGGTGGATCAGCATCTCGAGCCCGCAGGCGCGCCGCTACGCCGAGCTGCTCCTGCAGCTCCATGGCGACACGCTCGAGACTGCCTACGCCGGGGAGCACGCCGTGCTGCTGAACCCCGGTCCCGTGGTGACAACACCGCGCGTCAAGGCCGCCGTCGGGGCGCGCGACATGTGCCACCGCGAGCCGATCTTCTCGAGCCTGTTCGATTCCGTGACGCGGAAGATGAAGACGGTGTTCTGCGCGGACAAGGACCACGACGTGCTCGTCGTCACCGCGTCGGGCACGGGCGGCATGGAGTCGGCGATCAACACGTTCGTCCCGGCGACCGGGAAGTTCCTCGTGATCAGGAACGGCGCGTTCGGCGAGCGGCTGGCCGAGATCGCGCGGACGCACGGCATCGCGGTCGAGGAGATCGCGCTGTCCTGGGGCGCACCGATCCCGCTCGACGAGGTGGAGCGCCTGCTCGACGCGCGGCCCGACATCAAGGCCGTGGGCATCGTGCACCACGAGACCTCGGTCGGCGTGCTGAACCCGGTCGCCGCCGTGGGCGCCATGACGCGCAAGCGGGGGGTGACGCTCATCGTGGACACGGTTTCGAGCCTCGGGGCCGAGGACGTCGACGTTGTGCGCGACAACATCGACGTGTGCGTCGCGAGTGCCAACAAGTGCCTGCACGCGTTCGCCGGCCTCGTATCGGTCTGCGTTCGCCGGGACGTTTGGCAGACCATCGAGGGCGACAAGCCGCGGTCGTACTACCTGGATCTGCGAAGGTACCGCGCGTTCCTCAGGGACCGCTGCCAGACGCCCTTCACGCCGGCGGTCAACACGATGATGTCGCTCAACGCGGCGCTGGACGAGCTGCTCGAGGTCGGGCTCGTCGGACGGCGCAACCACTACGTGCGCCTGAACGATCGCATCCGGCGCGGGCTCCTGTCGCTCGGCATGGACCTGGTCGACGAGGAGCGCTCGTCGCACAGCATCACGGTCGTCAAGGTGCCGGACGGCATGACGTACCAGGACATTTACCTCGGCCTCAAGGATCGCGGGTTCATCGTCTACGAGAGCAAGGGCGCCATGTCCGGGGGGTACTTCCAGGTCGCCAACATGGGCGCGCTCGAGGAGATCCACATCGACGAGTTCCTCGCCGCCATGGGGCAGGTGCTCGCCGAGGCACGCCACGGCTCGCTCGTCTCCGCCGCCGCCGGGGCGCTGCGGCTCGTCTGA